In bacterium, the following are encoded in one genomic region:
- a CDS encoding ubiquitin-like small modifier protein 1 — MAQIYLPTPLRRLTRGQAKVAAAGRTVEEALTELERRYPGLREQLREPNGEVRGFINVFVNGAEIRTLQGPATPITEADEVSIIPAMAGGTGV, encoded by the coding sequence TTGGCACAGATCTATCTGCCGACGCCATTGCGCCGGCTGACCCGCGGACAGGCGAAGGTGGCGGCGGCAGGGCGAACCGTGGAGGAAGCGCTGACTGAACTCGAGCGGCGGTACCCTGGGCTGCGCGAGCAACTACGTGAGCCGAACGGGGAGGTCCGGGGGTTTATCAACGTCTTCGTGAACGGGGCGGAGATCCGCACCCTGCAGGGCCCTGCGACGCCGATCACTGAGGCCGACGAAGTCTCGATCATCCCGGC
- a CDS encoding peptidoglycan DD-metalloendopeptidase family protein, with the protein MRERTGLFGATVCGVIAILATTLPAASSAQQTPPAPPQVGGSKPAVSGAASAASMLTRIQQQLSWRRRRLAQVARQERTALAQLSGAQERLERALVHLNQTAVALSSTQRAVQTATRSLSALTTRLAMHERLMGTRVRAFYERGPVGYLDLLLGSADVRDFITRSYLVSRVVEQDLALYHEVAAERHQREDVQASLVAHQEQLSSEQEQWVARREETSRFADERRRLLEQVRTERRAQEAAIRELEVESARITEIIRQSARGGRRGPILTLRNGELLWPVPGRVSSGYGWRIHPIFGTREFHTGIDIAAPYGTAIQAAQDGIVIYNGWMRGYGMLVILDHGGGLTTTYSHLSAGLVRVGDHVARGATIARIGSTGWSTGPHLFFEVREDGRPVNPLGG; encoded by the coding sequence ATGCGGGAACGAACCGGTCTTTTTGGGGCCACTGTGTGTGGCGTGATTGCCATCCTCGCGACGACCCTGCCCGCGGCGAGTTCGGCTCAGCAGACGCCGCCGGCTCCTCCCCAGGTCGGCGGATCCAAGCCCGCGGTCTCAGGCGCGGCCTCGGCCGCCTCGATGCTGACACGCATTCAACAGCAGTTGTCGTGGCGGCGGCGGCGGCTGGCTCAGGTGGCCCGGCAAGAGCGCACGGCACTGGCCCAACTCTCCGGAGCCCAGGAGCGTCTTGAGCGCGCCCTCGTGCATCTCAATCAGACAGCGGTCGCTCTCTCCAGCACGCAGCGCGCCGTGCAGACCGCGACGCGGTCGCTCTCGGCGCTCACGACCCGCCTCGCGATGCACGAACGGCTCATGGGCACCCGCGTGCGGGCCTTTTACGAGCGCGGGCCTGTGGGGTACCTCGACCTCTTGCTCGGCTCCGCCGACGTTCGGGATTTCATCACGCGCTCCTATCTGGTCAGTCGGGTGGTCGAGCAAGACCTGGCCTTGTACCACGAGGTGGCGGCCGAGCGACACCAGCGCGAGGACGTGCAGGCGTCGCTAGTTGCGCACCAGGAGCAACTGTCTTCAGAGCAGGAGCAGTGGGTGGCGCGCAGGGAAGAGACGTCGAGGTTCGCCGACGAGCGCCGCCGGTTGCTCGAGCAAGTCCGGACCGAGCGCCGCGCACAAGAGGCCGCGATCCGAGAACTCGAAGTCGAATCTGCGCGGATCACCGAGATCATCCGGCAGTCGGCGCGGGGCGGCCGTCGAGGTCCGATCCTCACGCTGCGGAACGGCGAGCTCCTCTGGCCTGTGCCCGGTCGCGTCTCGTCCGGGTACGGATGGCGGATTCACCCCATCTTCGGGACGCGCGAGTTCCACACCGGGATCGACATCGCCGCCCCGTATGGCACGGCGATCCAAGCGGCGCAGGACGGGATCGTGATCTACAATGGGTGGATGCGGGGGTACGGGATGCTGGTCATTCTGGACCACGGAGGCGGGCTCACGACGACATACTCCCACCTCTCGGCCGGGCTGGTCCGGGTGGGCGATCATGTCGCCCGCGGCGCGACCATTGCGCGGATCGGCAGCACCGGGTGGAGCACCGGCCCCCATCTGTTCTTCGAGGTCCGGGAGGACGGCCGGCCGGTCAACCCCCTCGGTGGCTAA